From the genome of Ananas comosus cultivar F153 linkage group 16, ASM154086v1, whole genome shotgun sequence, one region includes:
- the LOC109721881 gene encoding vacuolar-processing enzyme-like isoform X1 — MARFTSSAAILLLLLLLPTQLLLTVVSRRDPALRLPSEREINGDDDTVGTRWAVLIAGSSGYVNYRHQADVCHAYQIMKRGGLKDENIIVFMYDDIAYNEENPRPGVIINHPQGGDVYEGVPKDYVGEDVTVNNFFAVILGNKTALTGGSGKVVDSGPDDHIFIFYTDHGGPGVLGMPTSPNLFADDLNAVLKQKHASGTYKSMVFYLEACESGSIFEGLLPEDINIYATTASNAEESSWGTYCPGESPSPPPEYYTCLGDLYSVSWMEDSDVHNLRIETLNQQYQLVKARTAVGNTYSYGSHVMQYGDLNLDAQHVFLYIGSNPANDNATFIDDNSLRSLSRSVNQRDSDLVYFWHKFQRSPEGSSKKRDAQKQLLEVIAHRSHVDNSIALIGNLLFGSEEGSKVLSAVRPSGQPLVDDWACLKSTVRTFESHCGSLSQYGMKHMRSLANICNAGVKKETMAEVAAQACTAIPSNPWSSLHRGFSA; from the exons ATGGCCCGTTTCACTTCCTCCGCCGCGATTCTCCTCCTGCTTCTGCTGCTCCCGACGCAGCTCCTCCTCACCGTCGTTTCGCGCCGCGATCCCGCCCTAAGGCTCCCCTCGGAGCGGGAGATCAACGGTGATGACGACACCGTCGGGACGAGATGGGCGGTCCTGATCGCCGGATCCTCCGGATACGTAAACTATCGCCATCAG gCCGATGTCTGCCATGCTTATCAAATCATGAAGAGGGGTGGACTGAAAGACGAGAATATCATTGTTTTCATGTATGATGATATCGCTTACAATGAGGAAAACCCCAGACCTGGAGTCATCATCAATCACCCGCAGGGTGGGGATGTTTATGAGGGGGTCCCGAAG GATTATGTTGGTGAGGATGTGACCGTCAACAACTTCTTCGCTGTTATCCTTGGAAACAAGACTGCACTAACTGGAGGAAGCGGGAAGGTTGTCGACAGTGGCCCTGATGATCATATCTTCATCTTCTATACCGATCACGGCGGGCCTGGTGTTTTGG GAATGCCAACCTCTCCTAATTTGTTTGCTGACGACTTGAATGCTGTTCTGAAACAAAAACATGCTTCCGGCACGTACAAAAGCATG GTTTTCTATCTGGAAGCTTGTGAATCGGGGAGCATCTTTGAAGGTCTTCTACCAGAAGATATAAACATTTACGCGACCACAGCATCGAATGCTGAGGAAAGTAGCTGGGGAACTTACTGCCCTGGAGAGTCCCCAAGTCCTCCGCCAGAGTACTATACCTGTCTGGGGGATTTGTACAGTGTCTCTTGGATGGAGGATAG TGATGTACACAATCTGCGGATCGAAACTCTGAACCAGCAGTATCAACTA GTAAAAGCCAGGACAGCAGTTGGGAACACGTACAGCTATGGCTCTCACGTTATGCAGTATGGGGATCTTAATCTGGACGCACAACATGTTTTCTTGTACATTGGTTCGAATCCTGCTAATGACAATGCCACATTTATCGATGATAATTCACTACGATCACTCTCAAGATCTGTTAACCAGCGAGATTCAGATCTAGTTTATTTCTGGCATAAG TTTCAAAGATCGCCTGAAGGCTCCTCTAAGAAACGTGATGCTCAGAAGCAATTACTTGAAGTAATAGCACATAGATCGCATGTAGATAACAGCATAGCCCTCATTGGGAACCTTCTCTTTGGTTCTGAGGAAGGCTCAAAGGTACTGAGTGCTGTTCGACCATCCGGCCAACCCTTAGTTGATGACTGGGCTTGCCTCAAGTCTACG GTACGGACTTTTGAATCACACTGCGGATCACTATCGCAGTACGGCATGAAACACATGCGATCTCTCGCAAATATCTGCAATGCAGGTGTCAAGAAAGAGACCATGGCGGAGGTTGCTGCTCAAGCTTGCACGGCAATCCCCTCTAACCCCTGGAGTTCTCTCCACAGGGGTTTTAGTGCTTGA
- the LOC109721881 gene encoding vacuolar-processing enzyme-like isoform X2 encodes MKRGGLKDENIIVFMYDDIAYNEENPRPGVIINHPQGGDVYEGVPKDYVGEDVTVNNFFAVILGNKTALTGGSGKVVDSGPDDHIFIFYTDHGGPGVLGMPTSPNLFADDLNAVLKQKHASGTYKSMVFYLEACESGSIFEGLLPEDINIYATTASNAEESSWGTYCPGESPSPPPEYYTCLGDLYSVSWMEDSDVHNLRIETLNQQYQLVKARTAVGNTYSYGSHVMQYGDLNLDAQHVFLYIGSNPANDNATFIDDNSLRSLSRSVNQRDSDLVYFWHKFQRSPEGSSKKRDAQKQLLEVIAHRSHVDNSIALIGNLLFGSEEGSKVLSAVRPSGQPLVDDWACLKSTVRTFESHCGSLSQYGMKHMRSLANICNAGVKKETMAEVAAQACTAIPSNPWSSLHRGFSA; translated from the exons ATGAAGAGGGGTGGACTGAAAGACGAGAATATCATTGTTTTCATGTATGATGATATCGCTTACAATGAGGAAAACCCCAGACCTGGAGTCATCATCAATCACCCGCAGGGTGGGGATGTTTATGAGGGGGTCCCGAAG GATTATGTTGGTGAGGATGTGACCGTCAACAACTTCTTCGCTGTTATCCTTGGAAACAAGACTGCACTAACTGGAGGAAGCGGGAAAGTTGTCGACAGTGGCCCTGATGATCATATCTTCATCTTCTATACCGATCACGGCGGGCCTGGTGTTTTGG GAATGCCAACCTCTCCTAATTTGTTTGCTGACGACTTGAATGCTGTTCTGAAACAAAAACATGCTTCCGGCACGTACAAAAGCATG GTTTTCTATCTGGAAGCTTGTGAATCGGGGAGCATCTTTGAAGGTCTTCTACCAGAAGATATAAACATTTACGCGACCACAGCATCGAATGCTGAGGAAAGTAGCTGGGGAACTTACTGCCCTGGAGAGTCCCCAAGTCCTCCGCCAGAGTACTATACCTGTCTGGGGGATTTGTACAGTGTCTCTTGGATGGAGGATAG TGATGTACACAATCTGCGGATCGAAACTCTGAACCAGCAGTATCAACTA GTAAAAGCCAGGACAGCAGTTGGGAACACGTACAGCTATGGCTCTCACGTTATGCAGTATGGGGATCTTAATCTGGACGCACAACATGTTTTCTTGTACATTGGTTCGAATCCTGCTAATGACAATGCCACATTTATCGATGATAATTCACTACGATCACTCTCAAGATCTGTTAACCAGCGAGATTCAGATCTAGTTTATTTCTGGCATAAG TTTCAAAGATCGCCTGAAGGCTCCTCTAAGAAACGTGATGCTCAGAAGCAATTACTTGAAGTAATAGCACATAGATCGCATGTAGATAACAGCATAGCCCTCATTGGGAACCTTCTCTTTGGTTCTGAGGAAGGCTCAAAGGTACTGAGTGCTGTTCGACCATCCGGCCAACCCTTAGTTGATGACTGGGCTTGCCTCAAGTCTACG GTACGGACTTTTGAATCACACTGCGGATCACTATCGCAGTACGGCATGAAACACATGCGATCTCTCGCAAATATCTGCAATGCAGGTGTCAAGAAAGAGACCATGGCGGAGGTTGCTGCTCAAGCTTGCACGGCAATCCCCTCTAACCCCTGGAGTTCTCTCCACAGGGGTTTTAGTGCTTGA
- the LOC109721882 gene encoding uncharacterized protein LOC109721882 (The sequence of the model RefSeq protein was modified relative to this genomic sequence to represent the inferred CDS: added 60 bases not found in genome assembly) yields MSLTRKWWRRRRRRRRRGGGEGEEDDDDDDGGDPFSLPSRDDLQPIDTLDQEEMVRSFERKYALQSLVWRRVFAGFILGYAGFMMYSIFHQVWFPWELRYHAYFMEDVQLWMVLFADSVAVVACLLAVKGLLHASGSSKQWLWYSSYPALLVAVFWLYYILRLPKFRWDIIWLPFAPLSGAGMCLYVDNLLRESLEDVSKLRSYMYNYKAL; encoded by the exons ATGAGTTTGACAAGGAAATGGtggaggcgccgccgccgccgccgccgccgcggaggcggagagggcgaggaagacgacgacgacgatgatggaGGCGATCCCTTCTCCCTCCCGTCGCGCGACGATCTCCAACCCATCGACACCCTAG ATCAGGAGGAGATGGTGCGCTCCTTTGAGAGGAAGTACGCCCTACAAAGCCTTGTGTGGAGG CGTGTGTTTGCTGGGTTCATCCTCGGCTACGCGGGGTTCATGATGTACTCCATCTTCCACCAAGTTTGGTTTCCTTGGGAATTG CGCTATCATGCTTACTTCATGGAAGATGTACAGCTGTGGATGGTCCTTTTTGCAG ACTCGGTTGCTGTGGTAGCTTGTTTATTGGCAGTCAAGGGGCTACTCCATGCTTCAGGCTCCTCTAAGCAGTGGCTGTGGTACTCAAGCTATCCTGCTCTATTGGTGGCTGTCTTTTGGTTGTATTACATCTTGAG gttaccgaagtttcggtggGATATAATATGGCTTCCATTTGCTCCTTTAAG TGGAGCTGGCATGTGCCTCTATGTGGACAATCTGCTTCGG
- the LOC109721883 gene encoding PITH domain-containing protein 1-like: MACLHDHSCEDHNCSSDFSLYKHIDFSKVIALNESVAGSVKSVFKAWERRLDTSEGLLESNEDDPELIVFIPFTCDVKIKSIAVVGGSGGTSPSKMRAFINREGIDFSDAQNMQPVQEWELTENLQGVLEYQTRFSRFQSVANLTLHFPENFGGNTTQIYYIGLRGEATQLRRDVVATIVYEVMPNPSEHKTKSDSGGGLSHIE, from the exons atggcgTGTTTGCACGATCACAGCTGCGAGGATCACAACTGTTCCTCGGATTTCTCTCTGTACAAGCACATCGACTTCTCTAAG GTCATAGCATTGAACGAATCCGTCGCCGGGAGTGTAAAGTCGGTTTTTAAGGCATGGGAGCGACGATTGGATACCTCAGAG GGCCTTCTGGAGAGCAATGAGGATGATCCTGAGTTAATTGTTTTTATTCC GTTTACATGCGACGTTAAGATAAAGAGCATTGCTGTCGTTGGTGGTAGTGGCGGAACGAGTCCTTCTAAAATGAGAGC TTTTATAAATCGAGAAGGGATCGACTTTTCTGATGCTCAAAATATGCAGCCTGTGCAG GAGTGGGAGCTGACAGAGAATTTGCAAGGAGTACTCGAGTATCAGACAAG GTTTTCAAGATTTCAAAGTGTGGCTAATCTCACTCTTCATTTTCCTGAAAATTTTGGCGGTAATACAACTCAGATATATTACATTGGTTTGCGGGGTGAAGCGACTCAG TTGAGAAGGGATGTTGTGGCAACAATAGTATATGAGGTTATGCCTAATCCATCCGAGCACAA GACCAAATCTGATTCCGGTGGTGGTCTTTCACATATCGAGTAG